Proteins from a genomic interval of Ramlibacter algicola:
- a CDS encoding SDR family oxidoreductase: MLVTGAARRLGREIALALASAGWRVAVHYRGSEKEARETVARCDAHTAGCAAFQADLSEEAATRALVPTVVSTLGRLDAVVNSASLFEQDDARSFSHASLQAHLLPNTAAPILLAQALHAHALERDGEAAVVNLLDQKLWNPNPDFLSYTLSKAALEAATTLLAQALAPQLRVVGVAPGLTLTSHLLPQDKFEQLHKLSPLGRSSTPQDVAAAVRFALENRSITGTTLLVDGGQHLMRFERDFSLM, translated from the coding sequence GTGCTGGTCACCGGCGCTGCCCGCCGGCTCGGCCGCGAGATCGCGCTCGCGCTGGCATCCGCAGGTTGGCGCGTCGCCGTGCACTACCGCGGATCGGAAAAAGAAGCGCGCGAGACGGTTGCAAGGTGCGACGCCCACACGGCGGGTTGCGCCGCCTTCCAGGCCGACCTGTCCGAAGAAGCGGCGACGCGCGCCCTCGTCCCCACGGTCGTGTCGACCTTGGGCCGCCTGGACGCGGTGGTCAACAGCGCGTCGCTGTTCGAGCAGGACGATGCGCGCAGCTTCTCGCACGCGAGCCTGCAGGCGCACCTGCTGCCCAACACCGCCGCGCCGATCCTGCTGGCCCAAGCCCTGCATGCGCACGCGCTCGAGCGCGACGGAGAGGCGGCCGTGGTGAACCTGCTGGACCAGAAGCTGTGGAACCCGAACCCGGATTTCCTCAGCTACACGCTGTCGAAGGCCGCACTCGAAGCCGCGACGACCCTGCTCGCGCAGGCCCTCGCGCCGCAGTTGCGCGTGGTCGGCGTCGCGCCCGGCCTGACGCTCACCAGCCACCTGCTGCCGCAGGACAAGTTCGAACAGCTGCACAAGCTGTCGCCGCTCGGCCGGTCCTCCACCCCGCAGGACGTGGCGGCGGCCGTGCGCTTCGCGCTGGAGAACCGCTCCATCACCGGCACCACGCTGCTGGTCGACGGCGGCCAGCACCTGATGCGCTTCGAGCGCGACTTTTCCTTGATGTGA
- a CDS encoding dihydroneopterin aldolase → MTGAQTLTLTGLEFDANLGILDHEKTSPQPIRVDAELNLGPQPLVPRDDDILHVLDYRKVRRIIIEECTAEHVNLLESLIGKLANRLMQLPGVRGVRVKIAKLEIFDDCEVAIRVETGQW, encoded by the coding sequence ATGACAGGCGCCCAGACCCTCACGCTCACCGGGCTCGAGTTCGACGCCAACCTGGGCATCCTCGACCACGAGAAGACGTCGCCGCAACCGATCCGCGTCGACGCCGAACTGAACCTCGGGCCGCAGCCGCTGGTGCCGCGCGACGACGACATCCTGCACGTCCTGGACTACCGCAAGGTGCGCCGCATCATCATCGAGGAGTGCACGGCCGAGCACGTGAACCTGCTCGAGAGCCTCATCGGCAAGCTCGCCAACCGGCTGATGCAGCTGCCCGGCGTGCGCGGCGTGCGCGTGAAGATCGCCAAGCTGGAAATCTTCGACGACTGCGAGGTCGCGATCCGGGTCGAAACCGGGCAGTGGTGA